The proteins below are encoded in one region of Struthio camelus isolate bStrCam1 chromosome 23, bStrCam1.hap1, whole genome shotgun sequence:
- the LOC138062039 gene encoding uncharacterized protein, translating to MAGLGAAALLLGAALSCGQPLPFPFPFLDPALPWHRRLDDLVGRLTPAEMVLQVARGGALSNGPAPPIPRLGIGPYNWNTECLRGDAEAAGWATAFPQALGLAASFSPELVYRVANATATEVRAKHNHFVATGHYEDHTGLSCFSPVLNIMRHPLWGRNQETYGEDPFLTAELGVSFVQGLQGQHPRYVKASAGCKHFSVHGGPENIPVSRLSFDAKVLERDWRMTFLPQFQACVRAGSYSFMCSYNRINGVPACANKKLLTDILRGEWGFEGYVVSDEGAVELIMLGHHYTSSFLETAVAAVNAGCNLELSYGLRNNVFMHITQALAMGNVTLETLRARVRPLFYTRLRLGEFDPPALNPYSSLDLSAVQSPAHRTLALEAAVKSFVLLKNVRDTLPLRAQELRGRRVAVVGPFADNPRVLFGDYAPIPEPQYIYTPRRGLEMLPANVSFAAGCSEPRCQQYSPAEVEGAARGADVVVVCLGTGTDVEMEGKDREDLSLPGHQLELLQDAVRAAAGRPVVLLLFNAGPLDVSWAQAHDGVGAILACFFPAQATGLAVARVLLGEEGANPAGRLPATWPAGMQQVPPMENYTMEGRTYRYYGQEAPLYPFGYGLSYTTFRYQDLVLSPTALPACANLSVSVVVENTGQRDGEEVVQLYLRWEQASVPVPRWQLVAFRRVALPAGRAAKLPFQVTAAQRAVWAQQWRLEPGAFTLFAGGQQPGQERRASSEVLSRQFRVTGAARPLSRC from the exons atggccgggctgggcgccgccgcgctgctgctgggcgccgcgctgtcctgcgggcagcccttgcctttccccttccccttcctggaCCCGGCGCTGCCCTGGCACCGCCGCCTCGACGACCTCGTGGGCCGCCTCACCCCCGCCGAGATGGTGCTGCAG GTGGCGAGGGGGGGTGCCCTGAGcaacggccccgcgccccccatCCCGCGCCTGGGCATCGGGCCCTACAACTGGAACACGGAGTGCCTGCGGGGCGACGCCGAGGCGGCCGGCTGGGCCACCGCCTTCCCCCAGGCGCTGGGGCTCGCCGCCTCCTTCAG CCCTGAGCTCGTCTACCGCGTGGCCAACGCCACCGCCACCGAAGTGAGAGCCAAGCACAACCATTTCGTTGCCACGGGCCACTACGAGGACCACACGGGGCTCAGCTGCTTCAGCCCGGTGCTGAACATCATGCGGCACCCGCTGTGGGGCAGGAACCAG GAGACGTACGGGGAGGACCCGTTCCTCACCGCGGAGCTGGGTGTGAGCTTCgtgcaggggctgcagggccagcacccGCGCTACGTCAAGGCGAGCGCCGGCTGCAAGCACTTCAGCGTGCACGGGGGTCCCGAGAACATCCCTGTCTCCAGGCTCAGCTTCGACGCCAAG GTGCTGGAGCGGGACTGGCGCATGACCTTCCTGCCCCAGTTCCAGGCCTGCGTGCGTGCCGGGTCCTACAGCTTCATGTGCAGCTACAACAG GATCAACGGCGTTCCTGCCTGCGCCAACAAGAAGCTGCTGACGGACATCCTGCGGGGCGAGTGGGGCTTCGAGGGCTACGTGGTGAGCGACGAGGGTGCTGTGGAGCTCATCATGCTGGGACACCACTACACGAGCAGCTTCCTGGAGACGGCCGTGG CTGCGGTGAACGCCGGCTGCAacctggagctctcctacggcctGAGGAACAACGTCTTCATGCACATCACCCAGGCCTTGGCCATGGGCAACGTCACGCTGGAG ACGTTGCGTGCCCGGGTCCGGCCCCTCTTCTACACCCGCCTGCGGCTGGGGGAGTTCGACCCCCCGGCCCTGAACCCCTACAGCAGCCTGGACCTGAGCGCCGTGCAGAGCCCCGCGCACCGCACCCTCGCGCTGGAAGCTGCCGTCAAGAGCTTCGTCCTGCTGAAGAACGTGCGGGACACGCTGCCCCTCCGGGCGCAGGAGCTGCGCGGCCGGCGCGTCGCG GTGGTGGGCCCCTTTGCTGACAACCCCAGGGTCCTGTTTGGGGACTACGCGCCCATCCCGGAGCCGCAGTACATTTATACGCCCCG GAGGGGTCTGGAGATGCTGCCAGCCAACGTCAGCTTCGCGGCGGGCTGCAGCGAGCCGCGGTGCCAGCAGTACTCGCCGGCCGAGGTGGAGGGAGCAGCGCGGGGCGCCGACGTGGTGGTGGTGTGCCTGGGCACGG GGACGGACGTGGAGATGGAGGGGAAGGACCGCGAGGACCTGTCCCTGCCAGGCcaccagctggagctgctgcaggacgCCGTGCGCGCAG CTGCCGGGCGCCCCGTCGTGCTGCTGCTGTTCAACGCGGGGCCGCTGGACGTGAGCTGGGCGCAGGCGCACGACGGCGTGGGGGCCATCCTGGCGTGCTTCTTCCCGGCCCAGGCCACCGGCCTCGCCGTCGCCCGGGTGCTGCTGGGCGAGGAGGGCGCCAacccggccggccggctcccggCCACTTGGCCGGCCGGCATGCAGCAG GTGCCGCCGATGGAGAACTACACCATGGAGGGGCGGACGTACCGCTACTACGGGCAGGAGGCCCCGCTCTACCCCTTCGGGTACGGGCTGTCCTACACCACCTTCCGCTACCAGGACCTGGTCCTGAGCCCCACGGCGTTGCCCGCCTGCGCCAACCTCTCCGTGTCCGTGGTGGTGGAGAACACGGGGCAGCGGGACGGCGAGGAG GTGGTGCAGCTGTACCTGCGGTGGGAGCAGGCGTCCGTGCCGGTGCCCCGCTGGCAGCTGGTGGCCTTCCGCCGGGTGGccctgccggccggccgggcggccaaGCTGCCCTTCCAGGTGACGGCGGCGCAGCGCGCCGTCTGGGCGCAGCAGTGGCGCCTGGAGCCCGGCGCCTTCACGCTCTTCGCCGGCGGGCAGCAGCCGGGCCAGGAGAGGCGGGCCAGCTCCGAGGTGCTCAGCCGGCAGTTCAGGGTgaccggcgccgcccggcccctgaGCCGCTGCTAG